The following proteins come from a genomic window of Salvia hispanica cultivar TCC Black 2014 chromosome 4, UniMelb_Shisp_WGS_1.0, whole genome shotgun sequence:
- the LOC125219351 gene encoding NAC domain-containing protein 35-like — MAIGAAGMNNQQDKQDEHENDVVMPGFRFHPTEEELVEFYLRRKVEGKKFNVELITFLDLYRYDPWELPALAAIGEKEWYFYVPRDRKYRNGDRPNRVTTSGYWKATGADRMIRSENLRSIGLKKTLVFYSGKAPKGIRTSWIMNEYRLPHLDTQRLQKEAEISLCRVYKRAGVEDHPSLPRILPTKAASSSRGSQQARKQQETASRGIFQQTDGKLSELSSPTSSTDIGTSLALSHRTSYAIDPLAPEQSKQPIFVNPNAIDDLHKLVHNYSSSSQQSASAIGNESQLHLYNTPPANAPNLLSQFTALQPQTAAYSDRLWEWGGAISEAGKDYSNLFK, encoded by the exons ATGGCCATTGGTGCCGCAGGCATGAACAATCAACAAGACAAGCAAGACGAGCACGAAAACGACGTCGTGATGCCCGGCTTCCGCTTCCACCCCACCGAGGAAGAGCTCGTCGAATTCTACCTCCGGAGGAAGGTGGAGGGCAAGAAATTCAACGTCGAGCTCATCACTTTTCTAGACCTCTACCGCTACGACCCTTGGGAACTCCCAg CTCTGGCGGCTATAGGGGAGAAAGAGTGGTACTTCTACGTCCCGAGAGATCGGAAGTACAGGAACGGCGATCGGCCCAACCGCGTGACCACATCCGGGTACTGGAAGGCCACGGGCGCAGATCGGATGATCCGGAGCGAGAATCTCCGGTCCATCGGCCTCAAGAAAACCCTCGTTTTCTACTCCGGCAAAGCCCCCAAAGGCATCCGTACTAGCTGGATCATGAACGAATACCGCCTCCCTCATCTCGACACTCAGCGTCTACAAAAGGAG gCGGAAATTTCCCTCTGCCGTGTGTACAAAAGGGCGGGAGTGGAGGACCACCCGTCCCTGCCGCGGATCCTCCCTACCAAGGCAGCGTCTTCGTCGAGAGGATCGCAGCAGGCGCGGAAGCAGCAGGAGACGGCGTCGAGGGGGATTTTCCAGCAAACCGACGGGAAATTGAGCGAATTATCGAGCCCCACGAGCAGCACGGACATCGGAACCTCCCTCGCCCTCTCGCACCGGACCTCCTACGCCATCGATCCACTGGCCCCGGAACAGTCCAAGCAGCCGATCTTTGTCAATCCCAACGCCATCGATGATCTCCACAAACTCGTCCATAACTACTCGTCGTCATCTCAGCAATCTGCATCGGCCATCGGCAACGAGAGCCAGCTTCATCTCTACAACACTCCTCCGGCTAATGCGCCCAATCTGCTATCGCAGTTCACGGCCTTGCAGCCGCAGACGGCGGCGTACTCGGATAGACTGTGGGAGTGGGGGGGTGCGATATCGGAGGCGGGGAAGGACTACAGCAATCTTTTCAAGTAA